CAGTAGCTTCATTTCTCCGTAAGTATGCCTTTCCACCTGGACTAAATGTTTAGTTTTCGGTCGATTTTTTTAGTCCTCTTGGGAGTGTTTCTAGAATGGATAGCTGAAACTCATTCTATTCAATTCTGTGTTCAAACGGCTGGCATTCATCTTACTTTCAGGAAAAAATGGCAATCACCATTGCAATCCCAACATAGTGACTGGTTGCAGTTGCATACTAGATGCAAGTAATCTAGTAATAGTCCTGTATTTTATATTGGTATGTCTCAGTGCTTCACAACTTTGATGTTTCCAAATTACCACGAATGTTCATATCCAAGTACCCCAACTTCATGAGATAGTAATAACAaccacaataaaaaaaatgtgaaattGCAAGACCACTTTCCAGTTTTCACTTTAATAAAAAACGGAGCAGTACAAAGCAGTTGGCAATATGCATGATTTCTGTTTAGCTGGATTCATTTAATACAGAGATGAATTTCAAGTGAGTGGCTGAAGGCCTTTAACATCAAATCTGTTGCTTGTGCCAGAGGTGTCATGTTGGACAATGGCTGGAGAAAGGCAGTCAACACGCATTCGATCTTTATACCTCGAAGCTGTTCTAAAGCAGGATGTCTCATTCTTTGATGTGGAGATGACAACTGGAGAGGCAATCTCTAGAATGTCTGCAGATACTGTGCTGGTCCAAGATGCCCTTGGGGAGAAGGTAACAAATGAACTGGACTATACAGAGCAAATACCAAACTAATTTATCTTCTGCAAATGGAACATTTTAATTTGAAGTAAATATGGCATCTTCAATTTCAGGTAGGCAAGTATGTACAGCTTTTGACAACCTTTGTTGGAGGTTTTGTCATCGGATTCATAAGAGGCTGGATGTTGGCTCTTGTTATGCTGGCATCCGTGCCTCCAAGTATTCTATCTTTTGCAACCGTCTCTCGATTACGTACTCAAATATCTGCGAGGAGGCAAGCATCATATGACGATGCGGGCAATGTTGTCGAGCAGAATATTGGAGCTATAAGAACGGTGGGTTCTAATGGTTTGAAATTATAAATAACTATTCAATGATTAGTTGCGACTGTATAATATTGATAAAATTTGAAAGCAGGTCGTCTCCTTCAATGGTGAGAAGAAAGCAATCGCACTGTATAATGCTCTCATAAAAAGGGCATACAAGGCTACTGTCTTTGAAGGGATTGTCACTGGTATTGGAGTAGGCAGCATCTATTTTGTTGTCTTCTGCAGTTACTCTCTAGCCTTTTGGTATGGTGCTAAGTTAATCATCAGCAAAGGATATACCGGAGGGCAGGTCATCAATGTTGTATTTGCCATTTTAACTGGTTCAATGTGAGTTTTCTAATCGAGTAATCGTTGACTGTAGTATTGGAGTACATGAAAATATGAGATGTCACAGTAAACTTGAGGTTAAGTCCAGCATACAAAAAAAGTCAAAGCTCTTTATTAACCTAAAAGCAAGAATATTCCTTTCATTTATCAGAATCCAAGAAACACCTAGAGCTGGAAATTTTACAAGTTACAGTCTTAACATATTACCACTATCAATATAGTTAATTAGTTATTGTTACTTTATGCAGTGAGATGATACCATGATATAGAGCTTATTCAGCGAGATTATATAGAACTTGTCTGAGCTCAACTTTTGTCCATCAAATAGCATGTACTGCTAGAATCATGCTTCAAAATTGAATCAGAACATGAAAATAATGAGGATTCTGTATTTGCTAACATTGGaaattatgaaattttgacactaaGGTTTACTATTTGTAACAGGGCTATAGGTAACGCATCACCCTCTATTTCTGCTATTGCAGAAGGGCAATCTGCAGCACACAGGTTGTTTGAAATAATCAACAGAAAACCAAAGATTGACATCACCGATACTTCTGGAATTGTATTAGATGACATCAAGGGCAATGTCGAACTCGACAATGTATTCTTTAGATACCCTGCAAGGCCTGAGCAGTTGATACTTAATGGGCTGTCCCTACAAGTACCTAGTGGTACTACAATGGCTATAGTTGGAGAGAGTGGAAGTGGTAAATCAACGGTAATTAGTATGGTAGAGCGATTCTACGACCCACAGGCTGGTGAAGTGCTGATAGATGGAATCAACATCAAGAATTTGAAACTCCAGTGGATAAGAGGAATGATCAGTCTTGTGAGCCAAGAACCATTACTTTTTATGACCTCCATCAAAGATAACATAACTTATGGTAAAGAGGATGCCACGCTTGAAGAAATCAAGAGAGCAGCTGAGCTTGCAAATGCAGCAAACTTCATCACAAAGCTGCCGAATGTACTTACAAGAAAAACTACTTATTTACAAAAGTACCTTAATCAAGTCTGCTATAATTAATGCTGCTCTGACTTCCACATAATACAGGCATATGACACAATGGTTGGTCAGAATGGTGCTCAGCTTTCTGGAGGGCAGAAGCAAAGGATTGCCATTGCAAGAGCAATCCTCAAAAATCCACGAGTCCTTTTGTTGGATGAAGCTACTAGTGCTTTAGATGTGGAGTCTGAGCGAGTAGTTCAAGAAGCGCTAAACCGGATCATGGTAGGGATAACTACACTAATTGTTGCTCACCGTCTGAGTACAGTCAGGAATGCAGATTGCATAGCAGTGATTCATCAAGGAAAGGTAGTTGAACGAGGTAAGAGATATTTCCGCATTTAttgcttgtttttcttcttctctgagTCAATTAACCAGTGTGAATTGGAGGTTATTCAATTCTTTTCCTACATAAATTCATTTCATACAGGTGCCCATGATGAGTTGACCAAAGATCCTGATGGAGTTTACTCTCAGCTTATTCGGTTACAACAGGCCCATACTGAAGAAATGCATGACATGCCACGTGTGTCAGGTTCGAGATTTAAGAGTACAAGTTTATCTTTGGAACAACCAATCAGAGATTCTCCCAGGAATAGAAGACAACACTCCGTAAAACCCATTGTACTGTCTGGACCTGATGATTTGCACGGGCATGTTGCTAGCAgacaagaacaagaaattGGTGACAGTGAGTTCCCTAAGAAAGCACCAACCAGACGTCTTTATAATCTTAATAAGCCAGAAGCACCAATTCTCCTGTTAGCTGTAATAGCTGCCTTTGTGCATGGACTTCTTTTCCCATTATTCAGTATTATGATGTCTGGTGGTATAAGAACTTTATACTATCCAGCACACCAACTTCGAAAAGATTCCACCTTTTGGGCATTGATGTGCCTTTTGTTAGCAATCATTTCTCTGGTTTCAATCCAATTGGAATTTTTCTTATTTGGAGTGGCTGGTGGGAAACTTATAGAGCGCATCCGTGCTTTGTCTTTCCAAAGTATCATGCATCAAGAGGTTGCTTGGTTTGATGACCCTTCAAATTCCAGGTTTGTTACTCAACTTTTATCTTTGCAACTTTATCTTCATCTCTAACACCATGGACATAAAAAGAaatcttttaattttttcAGTGGAGCACTTGGTGCAAGGCTGTTTATTGATGCTTTGAACATCCGGCACCTCGTAGGAGATAACTTGGCCATACTAGTGCAGTGTACAGTAACACTTATTGCTGGGTTCACCATAGCATTTGCTTCTGACTGGAAGCTTACGCTGATCATCATATGTGTGGTTCCTTTTCTGGGTTTACAGAATTATATTCAAATGAGGTTCTTGAAAGGGTTCAGTGAAGATGCTAAGGTCAAATCAGAGAACCATGTTATGAACACAATTTTTTATATTAAAGAAAAGCTAATAATTTTGTATGCTTTTCAGTTTTCACATTAGACAGCAAAATGTGGTTCTTCCAAAGTATGAGTCATAAATAATCTTTCCTACTAATGATTGCTACAGGTGATGTATGAAGATGCAAGTCAAGTTGTGGCTGAAGCAATTGGCAGCATTCGAACTGTAGCATCTTTCTGTGCagagaagagagtaattacagTCTACAGCCAAAAGTGTAAGGCCTCAATGAAACAGGGAATGAGAAGTGGAATGGTTGGAGGCCTCGGTTTCAGTTTCTCAAACTTAATGCTGTATCTCACATATTCTCTTTGTTTCTATGTTGGTGCACAGTTTGTACATGAGGACAAATCGACCTTTAAAGCTGTTTTCAGAGTAAGATATACACATTCAACATTTGAGGTTATTTTATTCAATGACTTGCTAAATCGATCTGGTACTTTGCAGGTTTACTTTGCTTTGGTTTTCACAGCTTTTGGAGTTTCCCAAACAAGTGCAATGGCATCTGATTCAACAAAAGGTCGAGAATCCGCAACATCCATACTAGCTTTCATAGACAGGAGGCCCAAAATTGATTCAACAAGTGATGAAGGTATAAAGCTCGAGAAAGTCGATGGACACATAGAATTCAACCATGTGAGCTTTAAGTACCCATCCCGCCCAGATGTCCAAGTTTTCAGTGACTTTACTTTGGGTATTCCTTCTGGAAAGGTACAGTTAACTTGACACTTGTCATGATTTTTTCTCATATCAAAAGGTTAATAGTTAGTATTGCAAAAGGGGGAGAAAATTCTTATTGTACCTAAGGCTGGCATGGAGATTAGACCACACTGTTGCAAACATTCATGTATTACCATGCTATTTGTTTCACAGAGGGTTGCAGCAACCTTCAACTGTTTTATTTCAACATCAGTTACAGGAACAACATCAAGTGCTATAAATACTTTGGTCGTACAAATGCCCACCAAATAATATAAGTTTGACAAAAAGACCTAGACATATACTGCCATTTTCATCTAGCATTCTACAAAAAACATGGATAACTAAACGATGCAATGAGATGAATTTAGGAAAAAGGAAGATCAAGAAAGGCGATAAAATTCCTATGCACTAAGATTTGTCTTTGTCAGTTGTTTGGTTCCTAAGTGATATTGAATTTCTCCAGTCCCTACCTATTCAATGTCGGTATAATGGGAGCACTGGATATTCCTGAAAATGAAAATTACGAAGTACAAGAATAAATTGCTTTCCGTTTATATTGCCCTCCATACTTGTACTGAAAGGTTATAAACTGATCAATATATGCAGACTATTGCACTTGTTGGAGAGAGTGGCAGTGGCAAGTCCACAGTAATTGCTTTGCTGGAGCGATTCTATGATCCAGATCTTGGTACAATCTCGCTAGATGGAATAGAACTCAAAAACTTAACGCTGAGTTGGTTAAGAGACCAAATGGGACTGGTAAGCCAAGAGCCAGTACTCTTCAATGACACAATTCGTTCCAACATAGCATATGGAAAGCGAGGAGAcgcaactgaagaagagaTTATCACTGTCGCCAAGGCAGCCAATGCTCATGAGTTCATATCAAGCTTGCCTCAGGGATACAACACTACTGTAGGCGAGAAAGGAACACAACTATCTGGTGGGCAAAAACAACGGGTAGCTATTGCAAGGGCGATCTTGAAGGACCCTAGAGTGCTTCTGCTCGATGAGGCAACAAGTGCCCTGGACGCCGAATCAGAGCGTATTGTTCAAGACGCATTGGACAAGGTAATGGTCAGCAGGACCACCATTGTTGTAGCACACCGTCTCTCCACGATCAAAGGGGCAGATATGATTGCGGTCATCAAGGATGGTTCAGTTGCCGAGAAGGGGAAGCATGAATCCCTCATGGGCATCAAGCATGGAGTTTATGCATCGCTGGTCGAACTACACTCAAAGGCAGCATAAGGGGATGTTCAGATATTTATTGCCCCTTTCTTGTTTTTACAACTACAAGTTGAGAAATGCAGCAATGCTTGTGCTATTTTACATTAAAAGTCGTGTAATCTAATGTAAATTGTAAACAAATATTAAGGCTAACCGCCTTTAGTTCTGGTTTTGGTTAGGCCTAAGAAATCAGAGGTGAAGATTACCTCAGTATGTGCTTGAGTTGTTCTAGGGTATCGGAGATCTATGCATTAATAGTGCAAATAACAGATCACTCTAGTCACTGAGCAACTATCTAGAGGATAATTAAGCAATTGGTATGAACAGCAACTATCTACAACTCCACTAGCCGAAAATTAAGAATGTGGGGTATGTCAAGTGTAAACCGGCGTACCTTCGCTGCTGCGAGGTCTCCCTTCTCCCGTACCTATCGTCCTGGACCGAAAATTAACAATTAGTGTAGTCACCAGCGATCCGGTCATTCCTGCCCCAGGGAGCCGCCCCCGACCGCCGGAGACGGATTCGCCACCTGCAGTCTACCGCGGTCGCTGTCTGCCAAGCCGTCTGAAAAGCTGAATCTAAGGGCTTggattcttttcttttgagaata
The Brachypodium distachyon strain Bd21 chromosome 2, Brachypodium_distachyon_v3.0, whole genome shotgun sequence genome window above contains:
- the LOC100841731 gene encoding ABC transporter B family member 9 isoform X2, which gives rise to MRGRGEDDEEAERKKSPGAKKVPFLGMFRYAGRTDLALMAVGTAAAMANGMSEPLMTIIFAAVIESFGGSDSGTVLRRVSKVVMYYIYLGIWSAVASFLQVSCWTMAGERQSTRIRSLYLEAVLKQDVSFFDVEMTTGEAISRMSADTVLVQDALGEKVGKYVQLLTTFVGGFVIGFIRGWMLALVMLASVPPSILSFATVSRLRTQISARRQASYDDAGNVVEQNIGAIRTVVSFNGEKKAIALYNALIKRAYKATVFEGIVTGIGVGSIYFVVFCSYSLAFWYGAKLIISKGYTGGQVINVVFAILTGSMAIGNASPSISAIAEGQSAAHRLFEIINRKPKIDITDTSGIVLDDIKGNVELDNVFFRYPARPEQLILNGLSLQVPSGTTMAIVGESGSGKSTVISMVERFYDPQAGEVLIDGINIKNLKLQWIRGMISLVSQEPLLFMTSIKDNITYGKEDATLEEIKRAAELANAANFITKLPNAYDTMVGQNGAQLSGGQKQRIAIARAILKNPRVLLLDEATSALDVESERVVQEALNRIMVGITTLIVAHRLSTVRNADCIAVIHQGKVVERGAHDELTKDPDGVYSQLIRLQQAHTEEMHDMPRVSGSRFKSTSLSLEQPIRDSPRNRRQHSVKPIVLSGPDDLHGHVASRQEQEIGDSEFPKKAPTRRLYNLNKPEAPILLLAVIAAFVHGLLFPLFSIMMSGGIRTLYYPAHQLRKDSTFWALMCLLLAIISLVSIQLEFFLFGVAGGKLIERIRALSFQSIMHQEVAWFDDPSNSSGALGARLFIDALNIRHLVGDNLAILVQCTVTLIAGFTIAFASDWKLTLIIICVVPFLGLQNYIQMRFLKGFSEDAKVMYEDASQVVAEAIGSIRTVASFCAEKRVITVYSQKCKASMKQGMRSGMVGGLGFSFSNLMLYLTYSLCFYVGAQFVHEDKSTFKAVFRVYFALVFTAFGVSQTSAMASDSTKGRESATSILAFIDRRPKIDSTSDEGIKLEKVDGHIEFNHVSFKYPSRPDVQVFSDFTLGIPSGKTIALVGESGSGKSTVIALLERFYDPDLGTISLDGIELKNLTLSWLRDQMGLVSQEPVLFNDTIRSNIAYGKRGDATEEEIITVAKAANAHEFISSLPQGYNTTVGEKGTQLSGGQKQRVAIARAILKDPRVLLLDEATSALDAESERIVQDALDKVMVSRTTIVVAHRLSTIKGADMIAVIKDGSVAEKGKHESLMGIKHGVYASLVELHSKAA
- the LOC100841731 gene encoding ABC transporter B family member 4 isoform X3, whose protein sequence is MRGRGEDDEEAERKKSPGAKKVPFLGMFRYAGRTDLALMAVGTAAAMANGMSEPLMTIIFAAVIESFGGSDSGTVLRRVSKVVMYYIYLGIWSAVASFLQVSCWTMAGERQSTRIRSLYLEAVLKQDVSFFDVEMTTGEAISRMSADTVLVQDALGEKVGKYVQLLTTFVGGFVIGFIRGWMLALVMLASVPPSILSFATVSRLRTQISARRQASYDDAGNVVEQNIGAIRTVVSFNGEKKAIALYNALIKRAYKATVFEGIVTGIGVGSIYFVVFCSYSLAFWYGAKLIISKGYTGGQVINVVFAILTGSMAIGNASPSISAIAEGQSAAHRLFEIINRKPKIDITDTSGIVLDDIKGNVELDNVFFRYPARPEQLILNGLSLQVPSGTTMAIVGESGSGKSTVISMVERFYDPQAGEVLIDGINIKNLKLQWIRGMISLVSQEPLLFMTSIKDNITYGKEDATLEEIKRAAELANAANFITKLPNAYDTMVGQNGAQLSGGQKQRIAIARAILKNPRVLLLDEATSALDVESERVVQEALNRIMVGITTLIVAHRLSTVRNADCIAVIHQGKVVERGAHDELTKDPDGVYSQLIRLQQAHTEEMHDMPRVSGSRFKSTSLSLEQPIRDSPRNRRQHSVKPIVLSGPDDLHGHVASRQEQEIGDSEFPKKAPTRRLYNLNKPEAPILLLAVIAAFVHGLLFPLFSIMMSGGIRTLYYPAHQLRKDSTFWALMCLLLAIISLVSIQLEFFLFGVAGGKLIERIRALSFQSIMHQEVAWFDDPSNSSGALGARLFIDALNIRHLVGDNLAILVQCTVTLIAGFTIAFASDWKLTLIIICVVPFLGLQNYIQMRFLKGFSEDAKVMYEDASQVVAEAIGSIRTVASFCAEKRVITVYSQKFCT
- the LOC100841731 gene encoding ABC transporter B family member 9 isoform X1, producing the protein MRGRGEDDEEAERKKSPGAKKVPFLGMFRYAGRTDLALMAVGTAAAMANGMSEPLMTIIFAAVIESFGGSDSGTVLRRVSKVVMYYIYLGIWSAVASFLQVSCWTMAGERQSTRIRSLYLEAVLKQDVSFFDVEMTTGEAISRMSADTVLVQDALGEKVGKYVQLLTTFVGGFVIGFIRGWMLALVMLASVPPSILSFATVSRLRTQISARRQASYDDAGNVVEQNIGAIRTVVSFNGEKKAIALYNALIKRAYKATVFEGIVTGIGVGSIYFVVFCSYSLAFWYGAKLIISKGYTGGQVINVVFAILTGSMAIGNASPSISAIAEGQSAAHRLFEIINRKPKIDITDTSGIVLDDIKGNVELDNVFFRYPARPEQLILNGLSLQVPSGTTMAIVGESGSGKSTVISMVERFYDPQAGEVLIDGINIKNLKLQWIRGMISLVSQEPLLFMTSIKDNITYGKEDATLEEIKRAAELANAANFITKLPNAYDTMVGQNGAQLSGGQKQRIAIARAILKNPRVLLLDEATSALDVESERVVQEALNRIMVGITTLIVAHRLSTVRNADCIAVIHQGKVVERGAHDELTKDPDGVYSQLIRLQQAHTEEMHDMPRVSGSRFKSTSLSLEQPIRDSPRNRRQHSVKPIVLSGPDDLHGHVASRQEQEIGDSEFPKKAPTRRLYNLNKPEAPILLLAVIAAFVHGLLFPLFSIMMSGGIRTLYYPAHQLRKDSTFWALMCLLLAIISLVSIQLEFFLFGVAGGKLIERIRALSFQSIMHQEVAWFDDPSNSSGALGARLFIDALNIRHLVGDNLAILVQCTVTLIAGFTIAFASDWKLTLIIICVVPFLGLQNYIQMRFLKGFSEDAKVMYEDASQVVAEAIGSIRTVASFCAEKRVITVYSQKCKASMKQGMRSGMVGGLGFSFSNLMLYLTYSLCFYVGAQFVHEDKSTFKAVFRVRYTHSTFEVILFNDLLNRSGTLQVYFALVFTAFGVSQTSAMASDSTKGRESATSILAFIDRRPKIDSTSDEGIKLEKVDGHIEFNHVSFKYPSRPDVQVFSDFTLGIPSGKTIALVGESGSGKSTVIALLERFYDPDLGTISLDGIELKNLTLSWLRDQMGLVSQEPVLFNDTIRSNIAYGKRGDATEEEIITVAKAANAHEFISSLPQGYNTTVGEKGTQLSGGQKQRVAIARAILKDPRVLLLDEATSALDAESERIVQDALDKVMVSRTTIVVAHRLSTIKGADMIAVIKDGSVAEKGKHESLMGIKHGVYASLVELHSKAA